The sequence GTAAAAAAAAGGCGTGATTAATCCCCGTGAATAGTGGTTTACTCCCGCGCATGGTCATTAAGCCGAAAATCCGCGGATTCGTTTGCATCACCTCTCACCCCACCGGGTGCGCCGCCCACGTGCAGGAAGAAATCGACTACGTCGCCAGCCAGGGCTCCATCGAGGGCGGCCCCAAGCGCGTGCTCATCGTGGGCTCCTCCACCGGCTACGGACTTTCCTCGCGCATTGTGACGGCCTTCGGCTTCGGAGCGGACACGGTCGGCGTGTTCTTCGAGCGCCCCAGCTCCAACGGCCGCCCCGCCAGCGCCGGGTGGTACAATACCGCCGCCTTCACCCAGGCCGCCGAGGCCCGCGGCCTCTTCGCCGGGAACATCAACGGCGACGCCTTCTCCAATGAGATCAAGCAGCAGACCATCGACATGATCCGCGACAAGCTCGGGCAGGTCGATCTGGTCATTTACAGCCTGGCTTCGCCGCGCCGGACCGACCCCGAGACGGGCGAGGTCTTCAAGTCCGTACTCAAGCCCGTGGGCTTCCCCTTTACTGCCAAGACGCTCGACACCGACAAGAAGCAGATCGCCGAGCATGTCATAGAACCTGCCACCGAGCAGGAAATCGCCGACACCGTGAAGGTCATGGGCGGCGAGGACTGGGTCCTGTGGATGGACGCGCTCAAGGAAGCCGGTGTGCTGGCCGAGGGCGCAGGTACGCTCGCCTATTCCTACATCGGGCCGGAAGTCACCCACCCGATCTACCGCAGCGGCACCATCGGCAAGGCCAAGGAGCACCTTGAAAACACCGCCGCCACCCTGACCGCCAAGGGCATCCCCGCCTGGGTCGCGATCAACAAGGCCGTGGTCACGCAGGCCAGCTCGGCCATCCCCGTGGTCCCGCTCTATATCTCACTGCTCTTCAAGGTGATGAAGGAGAAAAACCTCCACGAAGACTGTATCCACCAGATGCAGCGCCTCTTCGCGGAGAAGTTCCACAACGGCAAGCCCGAGACCGACCACGAAGGCCGCATCCGCCTGGACGACTGGGAAATGAAAACCGAAGTCCAGGACGCGGTGAAAAGCCTCTGGCCCACCGTCACCTCGGAAAACCTGGAAGCCATCTCCGACTTCGCCGGCTACCAGACCGACTTCCTCAAGCTCTTTGGCTTCGGCCTGGACGGGGTCGATTACGACGCCGATGTCGAGGTGGACGCCCCCCTCGACGCCTGAGCCCCGGCTGGCACGCCGTCTTTTCCTCACACCCCCCGGTACCCGCCATGACAATGTCACGGCGGATACCGGGAAAAAGTGTTGAAAACCGCCGCCGGCATGCTTTATCTACGAGGCTGATTCAATTTTATGCTGACTAACAAGGTTCCACACACCACAGACCCCACGCCCCACTCCAGCGGGCATGCCGCGTCTTCACGGCAACTCAATTCGTAATGGGTAACTTGCCGTTTTCAGGAGGAGGTCGCCGCCCGGGCAGTAACCGGCGTCGACAGCAACATAACCGGGGCCCTCGCAAGAACGAGCGCATCCGCGTGCCGGAAGTGCGCGTCATCGGACCCGATGGCAAGCAGATCGGTATCATGCAGACGCGTGAAGCCCTCGCGCTTGCCCAAAACAACGGGCTCGACCTGATCGAGATTTCCCCCACTGCCCGCCCGCCGGTCTGCCGTATCCTCGACTACGGCAAGTACATGTACGAGCAGAGCAAGAAGGAGAAGGAAAGCAAGGCCAAGTCCCACAGCTCCGCCAGCAAGCTCAAGGAAGTCAAGTTCCGCGTCCGTATCGAGGAACACGACTACATGACCAAGCTCAAGCGGGGCGAACAGTTTCTGGCCAAGGGCTCCAAACTCAAGATGACCCTGATGTTCCGGGGCCGC comes from Ruficoccus amylovorans and encodes:
- the fabV gene encoding enoyl-ACP reductase FabV; protein product: MVIKPKIRGFVCITSHPTGCAAHVQEEIDYVASQGSIEGGPKRVLIVGSSTGYGLSSRIVTAFGFGADTVGVFFERPSSNGRPASAGWYNTAAFTQAAEARGLFAGNINGDAFSNEIKQQTIDMIRDKLGQVDLVIYSLASPRRTDPETGEVFKSVLKPVGFPFTAKTLDTDKKQIAEHVIEPATEQEIADTVKVMGGEDWVLWMDALKEAGVLAEGAGTLAYSYIGPEVTHPIYRSGTIGKAKEHLENTAATLTAKGIPAWVAINKAVVTQASSAIPVVPLYISLLFKVMKEKNLHEDCIHQMQRLFAEKFHNGKPETDHEGRIRLDDWEMKTEVQDAVKSLWPTVTSENLEAISDFAGYQTDFLKLFGFGLDGVDYDADVEVDAPLDA
- the infC gene encoding translation initiation factor IF-3, whose protein sequence is MGNLPFSGGGRRPGSNRRRQQHNRGPRKNERIRVPEVRVIGPDGKQIGIMQTREALALAQNNGLDLIEISPTARPPVCRILDYGKYMYEQSKKEKESKAKSHSSASKLKEVKFRVRIEEHDYMTKLKRGEQFLAKGSKLKMTLMFRGREMEHKDLGFDVIKRAVADLSHIANADAPAKLVGRNITLTMSPLPANKRKLKYNVRIEDDIDDDEDDEE